From one Halobacteriovoraceae bacterium genomic stretch:
- a CDS encoding adenylosuccinate lyase: MIPRYEIPEIAQIWADKHKFEKYVEVELAVLNSLEKRGIIPQNTYKTIKEKCIINPSRIDEIEQITRHDVIAFCTSITENLDPKVSKYFHFGVTSSDIIDTALTLQLKDSIAFYKPLLNNLIISLQKLAIEHKNTLCMGRSHGMNAEPMSFGQKWLGFALELARRYKDLCEFENNELTCQISGAVGNYTILSTDIEADVACELGLKVEEVSTQVIPRDRIAKLININSLIADAIERTALEIRHLHHSDIAELHEGFAKGQKGSSTMPHKKNPISGENLSGLARVLRSHLIVAHENTLLWHERDISHSSAERMILPDNFGLISYALKRMTNTINNLVIHKEFIEKKVENNFTYLSSFYLHQLILQSDLTREKLYELTQQAAFKGHEQNSRDVFYDTLIQLMSDCGIKINLPRPDFSEIKNIYLKNIDDVFKRSDNFIRNL, translated from the coding sequence ATGATCCCTAGATATGAAATACCTGAAATCGCCCAAATCTGGGCAGATAAACATAAATTTGAAAAATATGTTGAAGTTGAGCTTGCAGTATTAAATTCCCTCGAAAAAAGAGGCATAATACCTCAAAACACTTATAAAACAATAAAAGAGAAGTGCATCATAAACCCAAGTCGAATTGATGAAATAGAACAAATAACGCGACATGATGTTATAGCTTTTTGCACCTCAATTACAGAAAACCTTGACCCGAAAGTAAGTAAATATTTTCATTTTGGAGTCACCTCCTCTGATATCATTGATACGGCCTTAACTTTACAATTGAAAGACTCAATTGCTTTTTACAAACCCCTGCTTAATAATCTCATCATCTCATTACAAAAACTTGCAATTGAACATAAAAACACTCTGTGTATGGGAAGATCTCATGGAATGAATGCAGAGCCTATGAGTTTTGGACAAAAATGGCTTGGATTTGCACTTGAATTGGCCAGACGTTACAAGGATCTTTGTGAATTTGAAAATAATGAACTGACTTGTCAAATTTCAGGAGCGGTAGGAAATTACACAATTCTATCCACTGATATCGAGGCCGACGTTGCCTGTGAGTTGGGACTAAAAGTTGAAGAAGTCTCTACTCAAGTCATTCCAAGAGACCGGATTGCAAAACTCATAAACATAAACTCACTCATCGCTGACGCCATAGAGAGAACCGCCCTTGAAATCAGACATCTCCATCACTCTGATATCGCTGAACTTCATGAAGGTTTTGCAAAAGGACAGAAAGGTTCTTCAACTATGCCCCATAAGAAAAATCCAATTTCTGGAGAAAACCTTTCAGGACTGGCACGAGTACTCAGATCACATCTTATTGTTGCCCATGAAAACACCTTACTTTGGCACGAAAGAGATATTTCACATTCATCTGCTGAAAGGATGATTTTACCTGATAATTTTGGATTAATTTCATATGCACTTAAACGCATGACAAATACAATTAACAATCTTGTTATCCATAAAGAATTCATAGAAAAAAAAGTAGAAAATAATTTTACATATCTATCAAGTTTTTACTTACATCAATTGATTTTACAGTCTGATTTAACCAGAGAAAAACTATACGAACTTACTCAACAAGCTGCATTCAAGGGACATGAACAAAATTCTAGAGATGTTTTTTATGATACTTTAATTCAGCTTATGTCTGATTGTGGAATAAAAATCAACCTACCTAGACCAGATTTTTCTGAAATAAAAAATATATATTTGAAAAATATTGATGATGTTTTTAAGCGCTCAGATAATTTTATAAGAAATCTTTAA